The following proteins are co-located in the Hydractinia symbiolongicarpus strain clone_291-10 chromosome 7, HSymV2.1, whole genome shotgun sequence genome:
- the LOC130649252 gene encoding uncharacterized protein LOC130649252, translating to MISSIPTMCCIVGALLLVLPYVLSEPIDLGIAIDVSTPMRYAVKDAKILAKKLVKSFDIGADKTHVAAMAFAEDSQSIFSFNAFNDAALDKKNLIRKINAVKSRKSGPRFDLAMKFANDTLFSSKHGMRKNSRKIFVMLSDARLEGSKDDPTIGKAVQPLKSRGILIQIVGFKWYDLTHMLKIASEDSFIYALKHMKSDEIVKYIKEGH from the exons ATGATTTCTAGCATTCCAACAATGTGTTGTATCGTTGGTGCGCTGTTGTTGGTTCTACCATATGTTT TATCTGAGCCAATTGATCTCGGAATTGCGATTGATGTTTCCACACCAATGAGGTACGCCGTGAAAGACGCAAAGATTTTGGCTAAAAAACTTGTGAAATCGTTCGATATTGGAGCGGATAAGACCCATGTGGCAGCTATGGCATTTGCTGAAGACAGTCAAtcaatttttagttttaatGCTTTCAATGACGCCGCACTAGATAAGAAGAATTTAATAAGAAAGATTAATGCAGTGAAAAGCAGAAAGTCTGGTCCACGATTTGATTTGGCAATGAAGTTTGCAAATGACACCTTATTCAGCTCGAAACACGGAATGCGTAAAAATAGTCGAAAA ATTTTTGTTATGCTGTCGGATGCTAGGCTTGAAGGTAGTAAAGATGACCCTACTATCGGAAAAGCTGTTCAACCATTAAAATCCAGAGGAATACTTATCCAAATAGTGGGTTTTAAGTGGTATGATCTGACACACATGTTAAAAATTGCCTCTGAAGATTCCTTCATTTATGCACTTAAACATATGAAGTCTGATGAAATTGTCAAATATATTAAGGAGGGACactaa